From Pyrenophora tritici-repentis strain M4 chromosome 1, whole genome shotgun sequence, the proteins below share one genomic window:
- a CDS encoding DUF2419 domain containing protein → MSDDEVDLELLDLMRKHWGGGAKDNGPPETKVLENAQFIYDNSMDVALDMRSTKVAAQLVLAEMEQREYSTKTWSEHELHPKAKDESTLNFIFTMDLLNFSFWSEKSDDERFAVVYKGKRWTGYWSLVAILQRALDQEIPITSPEFWVDEEQCSEEVLRTVFSSGTDEEIPMFEQRVRCLREAGQILEEEFDNSIVTLIEDANNSAAALVNLLAEKFNCFRDEGKFENKKVRFLKRAQIFVADLWAAFDGESYGKFNDIDKITMFADYRIPQMLHSLGMIWYCPPLENKLRRLETIESGHSWEMQIRGCSIWAVELLRREILKLKPDAKVNAILIDFFLYDLAKEKEKEGAEAIPHHRTRSIWY, encoded by the exons ATGTCGGACGATGAGGTTGATTTGGAGCTGCTAGACCTCATGCGGAAGCACTGGGGTGGGGGCGCCAAAGACAATGGTCCGCCAGAGACAAAGGTCCTCGAAAATGCACAATTCATCTACGACAACAGCATGGACGTCGCCTTGGATATGCGCTCTACCAAGGTCGCTGCTCAACTCGTACTCGCCGAGATGGAGCAGCGAGAGTATTCAACAAAGACATGGTCTGAGCATGAGCTGCATCCAAAAGCAAAAGATGAGAGCACACTCAACTTCATCTTCACTATGGACCTCCTGAACTTTAGCTTCTGGAGCGAGAAGAGTGACGACGAGCGCTTTGCTGTAGTGTACAAGGGGAAAAGGTGGACCGGATACTGGAGTTTAGTCGCTATTTTACAAAGAGCTTTGGACCAGGAGATACCCATCACCAGCCCAGAGTTTTGGGTTGATGAAGAGCAGTGCTCCGAGGAAGTGCTGCGGACAGTTTTCAGCTCTGGTACCGACGAGGAAATTCCAATGTTCGAGCAACGAGTGCGGTGTTTGAGGGAAGCTGGCCAGATCCTAGAGGAG GAATTCGACAACAGCATTGTCACTTTGATAGAAGATGCGAACAACTCTGCAGCCGCTCTCGTCAACCTTCTCGCCGAAAAGTTTAATTGCTTCAGAGACGAGGGCAAGTTCGAGAACAAAAAGGTTCGCTTCTTGAAACGAGCTCAAATATTCGTTGCAGATCTATGGGCTGCCTTCGACGGCGAAAGCTACGGCAAATTCAACGATATCGACAAGATCACCATGTTTGCAG ATTACCGTATCCCACAGATGCTGCACTCACTGGGCATGATATGGTACTGCCCTCCCCTCGAAAACAAACTTCGCCGTCTTGAAACTATAGAATCTGGTCACTCCTGGGAGATGCAAATACGCGGATGTAGTATCTGGGCCGTAGAGCTCCTTCGCCGAGAAATACTCAAGCTGAAGCCGGACGCAAAAGTCAATGCGATCCTCATTGACTTCTTCCTGTATGACCTAGCCAAAGAGAAGGAAAAAGAGGGGGCAGAAGCGATACCACATCATCGGACACGAAGCATATGGTACTGA
- a CDS encoding ThiF, Dinucleotide-utilizing enzyme involved in molybdopterin and thiamine biosynthesis family 2, producing MARDKFARQSLSGTLHQRIKEARVLMVGAGGIGCELLKNLVLTSFGEVHVVDLDTIDLSNLNRQFLFRNEHIKKSKALVAKESAGRFNPNVRIIAYHDNIKDTQFNVAWFQSFSIVFNALDNLDARRHVNKMCLAANVPLIESGTTGFNGQVQVIKRGETECYDCTPKDAPKTFPVCTIRSTPSQPIHCIVWGKSYLFAEIFGTSEDEAPELDHSETADNATEVANLRKEAQALKRIRDSMGSKDFPRLVFDKVFKEDIERLRSMEDMWKTKRAPEALDYDTLMQESLGVGPIIAQQDQVVWNVAENFAVFVDSIKRLSTRLEETRANADVGNSVPILSFDKDDVDTLDFVVASANLRSHIFGIELRSKFDIKQMAGNIIPAIATTNAMTAGLCVLQAFKVMREQLDRAKMVFLTRGTERVISSESLRPPNPHCTTCGVCYAELHVDTKRAKLSDLVDTILKGQLGYGEDFSIKREADILYDVDEDVHLDKTFEELGLKGDTFLTISDEADENAKVDVVFSVIQQVFTENANPLRLPGEVKIATKPNTPSPETNGHATINGTLPHGRSKATTNGTANGPIKRTASEAGLEDDLVRKKGKVIEEAQKKGDDHIVIQDDKDDGAIVIDDD from the exons ATGGCACGCGACAAGTTTGCTCGACAGAGCCTCAGCGGCACCCTTCACCAGCGCATCAAGGAG GCACGCGTCCTGATGGTAGGCGCTGGTGGCATCGGCTGCGAATTACTCAAAAACTTAGTCCTCACCAGTTTTGGCGAAGTTCACGTCGTAGACCTGGACACCATCGACCTCAGCAACCTCAATCGCCAGTTTCTGTTTCGCAATGAGCACATCAAGAAGTCAAAGGCATTG GTTGCGAAAGAGTCGGCTGGCAGATTCAACCCCAATGTCCGCATCATAGCCTATCACGACAACATCAAGGATACTCAATTCAATGTCGCGTGGTTCCAGAGCTTCAGCATCGTCTTCAATGCGCTGGACAATCTAGATGCGCGGCGGCACGTCAACAAAATGTGCCTGGCAGCCAATGTCCCGCTGATTGAGAGCGGCACAACTGGGTTCAATGGACAGGTCCAGGTCATCAAGAGA GGCGAAACCGAATGCTACGACTGCACCCCGAAAGATGCGCCCAAGACCTTCCCCGTCTGCACGATTCGAAGCACACCGTCACAACCCATCCACTGTATAGTATGGGGAAAGTCTTATCTGTTTGCCGAAATATTTGGCACATCAGAAGACGAAGCGCCAGAACTAGACCACAGCGAAACCGCCGACAACGCAACCGAGGTCGCAAACTTGCGCAAGGAAGCACAGGCGCTGAAGCGCATACGCGACTCTATGGGTTCCAAGGATTTCCCGCGCTTGGTCTTCGACAAAGTCTTCAAGGAAGACATCGAGCGGTTGCGGAGCATGGAGGACATGTGGAAGACGAAGCGAGCACCCGAAGCACTAGACTACGATACGCTCATGCAAGAGTCATTAGGCGTGGGTCCTATTATCGCACAGCAAGACCAAGTCGTATGGAACGTGGCAGAAAACTTTGCCGTTTTTGTCGACAGCATAAAGCGCCTCAGTACTCGGCTGGAAGAGACGCGCGCAAATGCAGACGTTGGAAATTCGGTGCCTATTCTTAGCTTCGACAAGGACGATGTGGACACACTGGACTTTGTTGTCGCAAgcgcaaacctacgctcaCATATTTTCGGTATCGAATTGCGGTCCAAGTTCGACATCAAGC AAATGGCCGGCAACATCATCCCAGCTATCGCAACTACCAACGCCATGACGGCCGGTCTCTGCGTTCTCCAAGCATTCAAGGTTATGCGTGAACAGCTTGATAGGGCGAAAATGGTCTTCCTCACCCGAGGCACTGAGCGCGTCATCTCAAGCGAGTCCCTCCGTCCGCCAAATCCTCACTGTACAACATGCGGCGTATGCTACGCAGAACTCCACGTGGACACGAAACGCGCGAAGCTGAGCGATCTTGTGGATACCATCCTCAAGGGGCAGCTCGGATATGGAGAGGACTTTAGCATCAAGCGTGAGGCCGATATTCTCTACGATGTCGACGAAGACGTTCACCTTGACAAGACATTCGAGGAGCTAGGGCTCAAGGGTGACACTTTTCTCACAATCTCCGACGAGGCTGATGAGAATGCAAAAGTCGACGTTGTGTTTTCTGTTATCCAGCAAGTGTTCACTGAGAATGCCAATCCTCTCAGACTACCAGGCGAGGTGAAGATCGCGACGAAGCCTAACACGCCAAGCCCAGAGACTAATGGCCATGCGACCATAAACGGCACTCTTCCCCATGGGCGTTCCAAGGCCACTACAAATGGGACAGCAAACGGTCCTATAAAGCGCACAGCCAGCGAAGCAGGTCTCGAGGATGACCTTGTGCGCAAAAAGGGCAAGGTCATCGAAGAGGCACAGAAAAAAGGCGACGACCACATTGTCATTCAAGATGACAAAGACGACGGAGCGATTGTCATTGACGATGATTGA
- a CDS encoding FabG, Dehydrogenase with different specificities (related to short-chain alcohol dehydrogenase), giving the protein MARPPHVLITGGSRGIGLAIAQLFAKNAYRCTLISRSEEDLKAAVATLKPIPSSTPSSTSNEQPRTLPDTVQHSVVAGDELLKPITPDLSASLQHGYMAGDITHATLFWTTAPSGPFAARLPRPASTKTPPVSSRIDVVVNCAGRTQAKLFSAQSEEEIDEIIKANLNAMMHGTRFLLRHGYLKRSADAEKAHDPVVINVSSLLGLHGGYGAVAYAAAKAGVLGFTRALATEYASHKVRVNAIVPGYVETNMTKDLDKANLEKRIPLGRFGSPEEIAHAALFLAQNKYAHNCVVNLDGGLSAV; this is encoded by the exons ATGGCGAGACCACCTCACGTCCTTATAACAGGCGGAAGCCGAGGTATAGGCCTAGCTATCGCACAGTTGTTTGCAAAGAACGCATACCGTTGCACTTTGATATCCCGCTCAGAAGAGGATCTTAAAGCCGCGGTAGCAACTCTAAAACCTATACCATCAAGCACACCATCGTCAACATCCAATGAGCAACCACGCACGTTACCCGACACAGTCCAACATTCAGTAGTAGCAGGCGATGAATTACTCAAGCCAATTACACCGGATCTATCTGCAAGCCTGCAGCACGGATACATGGCAGGAGACATAACCCACGCCACATTGTTCTGGACAACCGCGCCCTCTGGACCCTTCGCAGCCCGCCTACCCAGGCCAGCCTCTACCAAAACTCCACCAGTGAGCTCACGTATAGACGTAGTAGTCAATTGCGCCGGTCGAACTCAAGCGAAGCTCTTCTCGGCGCAGAGCGAGGAAGAAATCGATGAAATAATCAAAGCCAATCTCAATGCAATGATGCATGGCACAAGGTTCCTTTTACG ACACGGATACCTCAAACGCTCTGCTGATGCGGAGAAAGCCCACGACCCCGTCGTCATCAATGTAAGCTCACTGCTAGGTCTCCACGGAGGATACGGCGCTGTTGCGTATGCAGCGGCGAAAGCAGGTGTTTTGGGGTTCACCCGCGCGCTGGCGACCGAATATGCCAGTCACAAGGTGCGCGTTAACGCGATTGTACCTGGCTATGTTGAGACGAATATGACAAAAG ACCTAGACAAAGCCAACCTTGAGAAACGCATCCCACTAGGCCGCTTTGGATCACCGGAAGAAATCGCACATGCAGCACTTTTCCTCGCACAAAACAAGTATGCACATAATTGCGTGGTGAATTTGGATGGTGGCTTATCTGCCGTCTAA